The genomic DNA AGCGAGTTGCCGACCGACAGCAGCGACAGTCTGACGACAGCGTTTGCAAATGCCTTTGGCCAGATCACGATCGAAACCGCGTCGATCTTCACCGACGACGAAAACTCGGTGATCATGCTCAAGCCGACCGGAAGCGGCACCGGGCCGGTAGATGTCACGATCACGGTCACCGACAGCGACGGCAATCAAACGTCGCAGGTGATTTCGGTGATGGTTACCGAAGACAACCAATCGAGTGCCAATAGCAAACCGTTTTTGGACGAATTGAGCGACGTCGTGACCGTCGCCGGGCAGCCAGCAACGATTCCCTTGTCCAGCACCGATGTCGAAGCGGACCCAGTTACCTACGCCGTTTTCAACGTCGGGACGGTTGGTTACACGACTTCAATGAACCCATTGACGGGTGAGGTCACCGTGACGCCGCCGGCGGATTTTGTCGGTACGTTTGAGGTGCAGGTGGGCGTTAAGGCGATTGGCGACCCAACGACCAGTCCCCATTCGACCGCTTTCGATCTGCAACTGATCCGAGTGACGGTGCTGCCCCCAAGTTTGCAGAGCCTGCAATTGGACGTGGCCAGCGACACGGGTACCAGCAACACCGACAACGTGACATCCGCCTCCTCGCCATCGTTCACCGTCACGGGGACCGAACTGGGGGCAACCGTCGATCTGATGATCGGTGAGGACGTACTGGCCAGTTCCGTTGCCGCCGGAGCAACCGTTTCATTTGCAAATGTTGACCTCTCGGGACGTGCCGACGGCGAACTGGCGTTGCAAGCGCGTCAAACGTTTGCGCAGGTCGTCACGACGCTCGAAACTCCGTTGATGATCACTCTGGATCGTAGCGTTCCTTCGCAATCCAATCTGTCGACCAACAATGGAGCATTGGCGACTCGACCGTTTGTGCTGGACATCGATCATGATGAAGAAGGGAATGGTTTGGCTTACAGCCTGATCGCAGCGCCGACAGGAATGAGTCTCGATCCAACGACCGGTCGCATCCAATGGACGCCTAGCACCGCCGATGTTGGACCCCAATCGGTCGACATCCGTTATACCGACCTGGCAGGGAACACGTTTGATGAGTCGTTGTCGATTGAGGTCGCGGGCACACCGCAGGCGATCTTCTATTTGGGCATTTCGGACATCGCAGGAGATCCGATCGACAATCTTGTTGTGGGAGACGAGTTCCTGCTGACCGTCCACGTCGCTGACAATCGCGTGTTCAGTTCACGTCATGTTTTCTCCGCCTATCTCGATTTGATTTTTGATTCCTCGGTCGCGGTTCCTGTCGGTGGCGATGCGATCGAATTTGGACCGACGTTTAATTACTCGACCGACGGATCGATCAGCGGCAACTTGGTCGACGAACTCGGTGCCGTGGCAGACGTCTTCAATATTCGTAACGCCTTGCTGGCGACCATCCGGATGCAAGCGATCGCGCCGGGGCTTTTTACGGCTGTCGGCGATGCTCCCGAAGGGATTGGCCACGAATTGTTGATGGTCGATACAAGCGTTCCCGTCGCCGTCGAGGAAATCGATTATGGACGCGTTGAGATTGAAATTTCCAAGCTGCCTGAACCGATGCAGTTAAGTTTTTCCAGCAGCCTGGTTGCCGACGCCGATTTTGAAAACGTCTCGAACCTGACGATCCAAACCGAAACGACGGGACTCGTCGACATCTGGGCTGACTTCAATCGCAACGGGAGCTTCAACGACCCGGGAGAACATATTGTTAGCGATGCTCCGGTTTCCAACCAGACTGCCATCGTGCCGTTTGCGATCCCAGCGGGAACGACGTCGGGAGAAATCGATTTCGCCTATACGATCTCGTCCGACGGCGACCGCACGTGGGCCGATGGAGATCGTTTTGATGGTGTTTCGATTGTCGACGCAGGAAGCCCTATCGTCGTAGCGCTGGACGGCCAAAGTATCGATCTTGGGGCAACGCCCGAGAACCAACTGTTGGCGCAACAGGATGGCGTGACGATGTTCCGTGCCGCGGCGGGAGCTTCGGTGACCGTAAAGCATGGCGACGGAGACAGCCATATCCGCTTGGGAAATTTGTCGCCGATCCTGCCTGAGGGTGCAAACTTTACGATTCAGGCCGGCGGTGGTCACGATGCGCTGACGACGACGAACTTCGACCAGACGATCGATCTGTCGGGGGAGGAACATCTCTATTCTGGGATCGAATCGATCACGACCGAAGATGCCAGTCGAATCACCATCGACCGGAACGGCTTCGGTCGGTTAGCACCCGATGCCGCTCGATTGGATCTGTCGATTCGCGATCACGAAACGTTGACCTTATTGGGCAAGTGGGAGATCCTCGCGACGCAAATCGGTCCAGAGGGTCTGCAAAGAGAGTTGGTCGATGGCGACGCAACGATCGGTATAACGGGGGGACCTACCTGGACCAATCCATCGGATCCTCTGGACGTCAACGGATCGGGAAGCATCGAACCTCTCGATGCATTAAACATACTCAACGAACTGAATAGACAAATGTTTATCGATCCGGTGACCCGCGTATTGCCGGAGATCGCAACAATGACAAGCTTTCCTGGCCGATTTTACGACACGAATCGCGATGGCCGCGTGACTCCAATCGACGCGTTGCGAGTGATCAATCGATTGTCCATCCTTTCGTTGTCAGGGGAACATTTCAGTGGCCAGGAGGACGTCGCGTCCCAGTCGTTTCCGGCGGAATTCTCGGCCCCGCAAATTCACCGAGACGAAAAGGACGATGACGATCTGGATGCCCAATTGGTCGACGCGTTCTTCTCATGAGCACTCAACAAACATTTCGCTCCGTGCCGCCGACCGACGACGCGATCGATTCGGCATGCCGGTTCTTAGCCGCTGGCGAACTCATCGGCGTGCCCACCGAAACCGTTTACGGATTGGCGGCCAACGCTTTGGATGCAGCGGCGGTGCGGAAGATCTTTGCCGCCAAAGGACGCCCCGACAACAATCCATTGATCGTCC from Rosistilla carotiformis includes the following:
- a CDS encoding peptidylprolyl isomerase, producing the protein MLIESLTQRQLLAVDLAPLELETSLHDNQLVGQPLHSETSAEGEAAPDLVAFAKALRDGGVVFFGAAWCPICTDQKELFEDGQNYLPFVEVTHPDHSLNATGTAEGISSFPTWRFQGGTEVEGVLSLAEISQRSGIAIPQGETPSFVPVDNQSVGMGSPLHLPIDAYDPDGQPLTVTVTSSAPSLLEASVISGNRSLRLKIANYGDMVFELYEQRAERPTARIIELAEAGFYDGVTFHRIVDDFVLQAGDPTGTGAGGSSLGAFDDQFHEDLQHNATGVLSYAKTFDDTNDSQFFITEGDSRHLDFNHSIFGQLVEGESVREAISELPTDSSDSLTTAFANAFGQITIETASIFTDDENSVIMLKPTGSGTGPVDVTITVTDSDGNQTSQVISVMVTEDNQSSANSKPFLDELSDVVTVAGQPATIPLSSTDVEADPVTYAVFNVGTVGYTTSMNPLTGEVTVTPPADFVGTFEVQVGVKAIGDPTTSPHSTAFDLQLIRVTVLPPSLQSLQLDVASDTGTSNTDNVTSASSPSFTVTGTELGATVDLMIGEDVLASSVAAGATVSFANVDLSGRADGELALQARQTFAQVVTTLETPLMITLDRSVPSQSNLSTNNGALATRPFVLDIDHDEEGNGLAYSLIAAPTGMSLDPTTGRIQWTPSTADVGPQSVDIRYTDLAGNTFDESLSIEVAGTPQAIFYLGISDIAGDPIDNLVVGDEFLLTVHVADNRVFSSRHVFSAYLDLIFDSSVAVPVGGDAIEFGPTFNYSTDGSISGNLVDELGAVADVFNIRNALLATIRMQAIAPGLFTAVGDAPEGIGHELLMVDTSVPVAVEEIDYGRVEIEISKLPEPMQLSFSSSLVADADFENVSNLTIQTETTGLVDIWADFNRNGSFNDPGEHIVSDAPVSNQTAIVPFAIPAGTTSGEIDFAYTISSDGDRTWADGDRFDGVSIVDAGSPIVVALDGQSIDLGATPENQLLAQQDGVTMFRAAAGASVTVKHGDGDSHIRLGNLSPILPEGANFTIQAGGGHDALTTTNFDQTIDLSGEEHLYSGIESITTEDASRITIDRNGFGRLAPDAARLDLSIRDHETLTLLGKWEILATQIGPEGLQRELVDGDATIGITGGPTWTNPSDPLDVNGSGSIEPLDALNILNELNRQMFIDPVTRVLPEIATMTSFPGRFYDTNRDGRVTPIDALRVINRLSILSLSGEHFSGQEDVASQSFPAEFSAPQIHRDEKDDDDLDAQLVDAFFS